The following proteins are encoded in a genomic region of Helicobacter macacae MIT 99-5501:
- a CDS encoding ATP-dependent helicase, producing MPLSQLNEQQYAAATAPLGHNLIIASAGTGKTSTIVGRIAHLLESGIKPNEILLLTFTNKASQEMIERVSKRFGNLAKKIESGTFHAVSYRYLREKYSISLKQPKELKVLFKSIAQSRIYVEQTSNPPYSAQYLFDIYSLFLNASGGLDFAKWLEGYTSSDHSAYIPIYEGIFDEYTELKKAHNYMDYNDLLLHYAKEMAQISCPYAEILCDEYQDTNPLQNQVINSIAPQSLFCVGDYDQSIYAFNGADISIISNFTKNYTNSKVWTLSKNYRSTRYILDLANTVIQKNERVYPKQLEVIKQNEPIPPKLLAYDELLAQYHGIAKKILSANYPLEDIAIIYRNNSSADGCEACLRELNIPSKRKGGVSFFDAKEVALLLDMCSLLHNGKDMMSYINVLSYGQGIGNAIGKEIYEALYTLGGNSAKAGLLSPNREIRPYAQKAKNSQLGLFDDFFALQDSKRFDSVIKNNGFASHPILSHPKLHAQGAEFLDMFYELVSSLNPAIHPSKLICQIAKSKLYTHIAKSLCLQRAKNKDGIVDENLANEAMERIERKAILLSDIAKNYDNLGRFLNAMILGSSENTQGSGVNLLTIHAAKGLEFGMVFVIDLMDGRFPNRKLISKGGSLEEERRLFYVAITRAKEILYLSYAKKDAIKSIDYVPSLFLYEANMIEKGK from the coding sequence ACTAAATGAGCAGCAATATGCCGCTGCTACCGCACCACTAGGACACAATCTCATCATCGCTTCTGCTGGCACGGGCAAAACTTCCACGATTGTGGGGCGCATAGCACATTTGCTAGAATCTGGCATAAAGCCAAATGAGATTTTACTACTAACCTTTACCAACAAAGCCTCCCAAGAAATGATAGAGCGCGTAAGCAAAAGATTTGGCAATCTTGCCAAAAAAATCGAATCAGGGACTTTCCACGCCGTAAGCTACCGATACTTGCGCGAAAAATACTCCATAAGCCTAAAGCAACCAAAAGAATTAAAAGTGCTTTTTAAATCAATCGCACAAAGTCGCATCTATGTCGAGCAAACCTCAAACCCTCCATATTCTGCGCAATATTTGTTTGATATTTACTCACTATTTCTAAACGCAAGTGGTGGGCTAGATTTTGCCAAATGGCTAGAGGGCTACACTTCTAGCGACCATAGCGCGTATATCCCTATCTATGAGGGGATTTTCGATGAATACACAGAGCTAAAAAAAGCGCACAATTATATGGACTACAATGACTTGCTACTTCACTACGCCAAAGAAATGGCACAAATCTCCTGCCCTTATGCCGAAATCCTATGTGATGAATACCAAGACACAAATCCCCTGCAAAATCAAGTCATAAATTCTATCGCTCCACAAAGTCTTTTTTGCGTAGGCGACTATGACCAGAGCATATATGCCTTTAATGGCGCAGACATTAGCATCATCTCAAACTTTACCAAAAACTACACAAACTCAAAAGTATGGACACTAAGCAAAAACTACCGCTCCACACGCTATATACTAGATTTGGCAAACACAGTCATACAAAAAAACGAGCGCGTCTATCCAAAGCAGCTCGAAGTCATCAAGCAAAATGAACCAATCCCACCCAAACTACTTGCGTATGATGAGCTACTAGCCCAATATCACGGAATCGCCAAAAAAATCCTAAGTGCGAACTATCCACTAGAAGACATAGCCATAATCTATCGCAACAACTCAAGTGCTGATGGCTGTGAAGCCTGCCTAAGAGAGCTAAATATCCCATCAAAGCGCAAAGGCGGTGTGAGCTTTTTTGACGCAAAAGAAGTCGCGCTACTGCTTGATATGTGCTCTCTTTTGCACAACGGCAAAGATATGATGTCTTATATCAATGTCCTAAGCTACGGGCAAGGCATAGGCAATGCTATCGGCAAAGAAATCTATGAGGCACTCTACACACTAGGTGGAAATAGCGCAAAAGCAGGGCTACTAAGTCCAAATAGAGAAATCCGCCCCTACGCCCAAAAAGCAAAAAACTCACAGCTTGGGCTATTTGATGACTTTTTTGCTTTGCAAGATTCTAAGCGATTTGATAGCGTGATAAAAAACAATGGCTTTGCCTCTCACCCCATACTTTCTCACCCCAAGCTACACGCGCAAGGAGCGGAATTTTTGGATATGTTTTATGAGCTAGTATCTAGCCTAAATCCTGCAATCCACCCAAGCAAACTCATCTGCCAAATTGCAAAATCTAAGCTATACACTCATATCGCAAAATCACTATGTCTACAAAGAGCAAAAAACAAAGATGGCATAGTCGATGAAAATCTAGCAAACGAAGCTATGGAGCGCATAGAGCGCAAGGCAATTTTGCTAAGTGATATTGCCAAAAACTACGATAACTTGGGGAGATTTTTAAACGCGATGATTCTAGGTAGTAGCGAAAACACGCAAGGAAGTGGTGTAAATCTACTCACTATCCACGCAGCAAAAGGGCTAGAATTTGGAATGGTGTTTGTCATAGACTTAATGGATGGGCGATTCCCCAATCGCAAGCTAATCAGCAAGGGCGGAAGCCTAGAAGAGGAGCGGAGACTGTTTTATGTCGCCATAACCCGCGCAAAAGAGATACTCTATCTATCTTATGCCAAAAAAGACGCCATAAAATCCATAGACTATGTCCCATCACTTTTCCTATATGAGGCAAATATGATAGAAAAAGGCAAGTAA